A single region of the Rathayibacter rathayi genome encodes:
- a CDS encoding DUF4194 domain-containing protein, whose translation MSDTPVTDGAGVDPSIDPFVDPSVDPFLERVAMEEDPDELFPGDRGVLDTEVRRVLVHVLQRRFLLADRHREQWAVLVEHRQLIESRLNDLFVRLIVDHERGVAYKQQVRSDNVEMPVLLRDLPYNRAETLVLVHLRTVHQRESAAGESSARVDVEEVEQTVLSYFADAERDTARRQRMVRKALERLGRDGIVEEESAGRYRISPIVEIVLSAPKLRELSDWLRGRGSDEAAADDASADDALPDDTLPDDSPDPEDDPR comes from the coding sequence ATGAGTGACACCCCGGTGACCGACGGGGCCGGCGTCGATCCGTCCATCGACCCCTTCGTCGATCCGTCCGTCGATCCCTTCCTCGAGCGGGTGGCGATGGAGGAGGACCCCGACGAACTCTTCCCCGGCGATCGCGGCGTCCTCGACACAGAGGTCCGCCGTGTGCTCGTGCATGTGCTGCAGCGGCGCTTCCTCCTCGCCGACCGGCACCGGGAGCAGTGGGCCGTTCTCGTGGAGCACCGGCAGCTGATCGAGTCGCGGCTGAACGACCTGTTCGTGCGGCTGATCGTCGACCATGAGCGCGGAGTCGCCTACAAGCAGCAGGTGCGCTCCGACAACGTCGAGATGCCGGTGCTGCTCCGCGACCTTCCATACAACCGCGCCGAGACGCTGGTGCTCGTGCACCTGCGCACCGTGCATCAGCGGGAATCGGCGGCCGGCGAGTCGTCGGCGCGCGTGGACGTCGAAGAGGTCGAGCAGACGGTGCTCAGCTACTTCGCGGACGCGGAGCGGGACACCGCGCGTCGGCAGCGGATGGTTCGCAAGGCGCTAGAGCGGCTGGGCCGGGACGGCATCGTCGAGGAGGAATCGGCGGGGCGGTACCGGATCAGCCCGATTGTGGAGATCGTGCTGAGTGCGCCGAAGCTGCGGGAGCTGAGCGACTGGCTGCGCGGGCGCGGCAGCGACGAGGCGGCTGCCGATGACGCCTCTGCCGACGACGCCCTCCCCGACGACACCCTCCCCGACGACAGCCCCGATCCGGAGGACGACCCCCGATGA